The DNA segment GCAGCGAGACCGTGGCCGCGCCGACCCCGAACCCGGCGAGCACCCAGCCCATCCCGGAGGCTCCCCAGCCGCGGCGGTCGGCGAGCAGGGTCAGGCCGACGTTGAGGGGGCCGACGAAGCCGAGGTCGCCGAGGGCTATGGCCAGCATCAGCGGGGCGAGGACGCGGTGGCCGCGGATGTAGGCGAGTCCGGCCTTGAGGTCCTGCCAGGCGCCCGCGGAGACCTTCTCGGAAACCCGCTCCGAGACCTGCTCGGAGTCGGAGCCCTCCTCGGAGACCTGCTCGCCGGGCAGCTCCCGCATCCGTACGGAGATCAGCAGCGGCACCGACACCGCGATGAGCAGCCCGGCCAGGCCGAACGCGGCCGCCGCGCCGCCGACCGCCACACCGAGTCCACCGAGCGGGGCGCCGACCACACTGGCGAAGCGGATGGCGAGGCCCCGCATGCCCTGGACCCGGGTGAGCTGGTCCCGGCCGGTGATCCGGGCGGGCAGCGCGCCCACCGCGGGCATGAACACGGCGTCGACGGTGCCGAAGAGCAGCGCCAGCAGCGCGAGCGGCCACAGCCCGGGGCTGGTGAGGAAGAGCAGGGCGGCCACCGCGAGCACCGCCGCGCAGCGCACGGCGTCGCTGCCTATGACGACCCGGCGCGGGCCGAAGCGGTCGGCGATCACGCCTCCGCCCAGCATCAGCACGGCCCTCGGCAGCGCGCTGACCGACATCACGAGCCCGGCCTGGGCGGGGGTGCCCGCCTGGACGGCGGCCCAGGACAGGGCGAGGTAGTAGACGTTGTCGCCGAGCATCGAGGAGGTGTAGGCACCCAGCCAGCGCAGGACGTTGGGGTCGCGGTGGGCGTGCCGCTGCGCGACGGGTACGGCGGTGACGGTGGTCAAGTCAGCAGTCCTTCTCAGACACGGAACGGGAAGCCGTACGCATGCAGCGCGACGTTCTCGCGCCCTTCGGTGTCGCCGGCGGCCTCGGCACGCCGGCCCTTCTCGTCGTACTTCCTCGCCAGAGCGATCAGTTCCTCACGCAGCTCGCCCAGTTCGGCCGCGGTGAGGCGCAGCAGGGACTCGGTGTCCGGTGCGGCGGCGTTCCACTCGGCGCCCCAGGTGGCGCGCTCGTCGAGGTAGCGGCGGTGCATGTCGGCGCGCTGTTCGTGGAAGAGCCGGGTCGCCGCCAGGTGCGCGGCCGCCTTCTCGGGAGCGTCCCGGAAGTCCTCGCCGCGGATGCTGACCCCCTGCGAGGAGGGCTGCCACCAGCGTTCCCGGCCGTCGGCGCTCTGCGCCTCGGCCTCTTCGATCAGGCCGTGCGAGGCGAGCTTGCGCAGGTGGTAACTGACCAGCGAGACGGCCTCGTCGACCTGGTCGGCCAGGTGCGAGGCGGTCGCCTCGCCACCCACGCAGAGGGCTCGGTACAGCCTCATGCGCAGCGGGTGTGCGAGCGCCTTCAGTGTGCCCACATCGGTGATGGGACGGTTCCCCCCGGATGTCATGAACCGAACACTAGACAGGAAAGGAAAGTTGCACAACAAATCTTGCGCAACTTTCCTTTCGCATCTGTCGCGGCTCGGTGCGAGGTCACCGCACCGGGTGCCCCGCCTCCCGCAGCGTCCGCTTCACGTCGCCGATGCGCAGGTCGCCGAAGTGGAAGACGGAGGCGGCCAGCACCGCGTCCGCGCCGGCGTCGACGGCCGGCGGGAAGTCGGTCAGCCGGCCCGCGCCGCCGGA comes from the Streptomyces sp. NBC_00820 genome and includes:
- a CDS encoding MFS transporter, coding for MLGDNVYYLALSWAAVQAGTPAQAGLVMSVSALPRAVLMLGGGVIADRFGPRRVVIGSDAVRCAAVLAVAALLFLTSPGLWPLALLALLFGTVDAVFMPAVGALPARITGRDQLTRVQGMRGLAIRFASVVGAPLGGLGVAVGGAAAAFGLAGLLIAVSVPLLISVRMRELPGEQVSEEGSDSEQVSERVSEKVSAGAWQDLKAGLAYIRGHRVLAPLMLAIALGDLGFVGPLNVGLTLLADRRGWGASGMGWVLAGFGVGAATVSLLLTVRGRLPRAGLVAGCACTAGAVAVGSLGQASSLPVAVGIALLIGLVSGLSGAMCGALLQTQGDPSYLGRVTSVASLVSLGFAPLSMPFAAAAIGAWGLGPVYLVSAAVCGLGGVVFLCFPALRRAELPA
- a CDS encoding ArsR/SmtB family transcription factor, coding for MTSGGNRPITDVGTLKALAHPLRMRLYRALCVGGEATASHLADQVDEAVSLVSYHLRKLASHGLIEEAEAQSADGRERWWQPSSQGVSIRGEDFRDAPEKAAAHLAATRLFHEQRADMHRRYLDERATWGAEWNAAAPDTESLLRLTAAELGELREELIALARKYDEKGRRAEAAGDTEGRENVALHAYGFPFRV